Proteins co-encoded in one Juglans regia cultivar Chandler chromosome 16, Walnut 2.0, whole genome shotgun sequence genomic window:
- the LOC109003806 gene encoding inorganic pyrophosphatase TTM2-like isoform X1 produces the protein MVQDTSSGDSHQSQPVRLKEQVCLVKRKDCDRYEIDPIQDPLSFEKGFFIVIRACQLLALKNDGIILVGLAGPSGAGKTVLTEKILNFMPSVAVISMDNYNDSSRIVDGNFDDPRLTDYDTLLRNVHDLKADKQVQVPIYDFKSSSRTGYRTLEVPSSRIVIIEGIYALSEKLRPLLDLRVSVTGGVHFDLVKRVLRDIHRAGQQPEEIIQQISETVYPMYKAFIEPDLQTAHIRITNKFNPFNGFQTPTYILKSARKVTVEQVKAIFTEYHTETMEQTYDIYLLPPGEDPESCQSYLRMRNKDGRYSLMFEEWVTDNPFVISPRITFGVSVRLLGGLMALGYTMAAILKRSSHVFSDDRVSVKIDWLEQLNRHYVQLFYEKVQGKDRLVVKCVSDQLGLEGSYIPRTYIEQIQLEKLVNEVVALPEDLKMKLSLDEDLISSPNEALSRASADRVTMRNKHLKSGMSHSYSTQSDKILAKLTGYAAKSRRFDDGNSESPTTLASQGTVTQLSEQISSLNDRMDEFTNCIEELNSKLTIKKNSPSQQKMSVQADSCNVSAPTSYFFSSLGNGSLTGSIMPNLSSSSQLSKESPLMEEISGIARGQRQLMHQLDNLSNILREILGERSRHVRTNQKGIVVDFEPVAVPIMLSLAIGSIGIVLFKGFLTRN, from the exons ATGGTTCAAGATACTTCTAGTGGTGATTCACATCAGAGTCAGCCAGTCCGGTTaaaagaacaagtttgtttGGTTAAGAGAAAGGACTGTGATCGATATGAGATTGATCCCATTCAAGATCCTTTGTCATTTGAGAAGGGCTTCTTTATAGTAATCCGTGCATGCCAATTGTTAGCACTAAAGAATGATGGAATAATATTGGTAGGCTTGGCTGGTCCTTCTGGGGCTGGAAAGACTGTGTTAACAGAAAAGATACTCAATTTTATGCCCAGTGTTGCTGTTATTTCAATGGACAACTACAATGATTCTAGTCGAATTGTTGATGGAAACTTTGACG ATCCACGATTGACAGACTATGACACCTTGCTCCGGAATGTCCATGATTTAAAGGCAGATAAGCAGGTCCAGGTTCCAATTTACGATTTCAAGTCTAGCTCCCGCACAGGATACAG GACACTTGAAGTGCCAAGCTCCCGCATTGTGATCATTGAGGGCATCTATGCTTTAAGTGAAAAATTAAGACCTCTACTGGACCTTCGTGTGTCTGTAACAGGTGGAGTTCACTTTGACCTTGTCAAACGGGTTTTGCGGGACATACACCGTGCTGGCCAACAACCCGAAGAAATAATTCAGCAAATTTCTGAAAcg GTTTATCCAATGTACAAGGCCTTTATCGAGCCAGATCTCCAAACTGCCCATATAAGAATCACCAACAAGTTCAATCCATTTAATGGATTTCAGACTCCTACTTATATTCTAAAG TCAGCAAGGAAAGTGACGGTAGAACAAGTCAAGGCTATTTTCACTGAATATCATACAGAAACAATGGAGCAGACTTATGACATATATCTTTTACCACCTGGTGAAGATCCCGAATCTTGCCAATCATATTTAAGGATGCGGAATAAAGATGGAAGATACAGTCTCATGTTTGAG GAATGGGTGACAGATAATCCATTTGTCATATCACCAAGAATAACTTTTGGGGTTAGCGTGCGTCTTCTTGGTGGCCTAATGGCCTTGGGATACACGATGGCAGCTATCCTTAAAAGAAGCAGCCATGTATTCTCTGATGACAGGGTCTCTGTAAAAATTGATTGGTTGGAGCAACTAAATCGCCATTATGTTCAG CTTTTTTATGAAAAGGTACAAGGAAAGGATCGGTTAGTTGTAAAATGTGTTTCTGACCAGCTGGGACTGGAAGGTTCATATATTCCTCGGACCTATATTGAACAAATTCAACTGGAAAAGCTTGTAAATGAAGTCGTG GCTCTGCCAGAAGACTTAAAGATGAAGCTCAGCTTAGATGAGGATCTGATTTCAAGCCCCAACGAGGCTCTTTCTAGAGCCTCTGCTGATAGAGTGACCATGAGAAATAAGCATCTTAAGAG TGGTATGTCTCATTCATATTCAACCCAAAGTGACAAGATTTTGGCCAAGCTTACTGGATACGCTGCCAAAAGTAGACGGTTTGATGACGGAAACTCAGAATCCCCCACAACTCTTGCAAGCCAG GGCACCGTTACTCAGCTTTCAGAACAAATTTCCTCTCTGAATGATAGAATGGATGAATTTACAAATTGTATTGAAGAGCTGAATTCCAAGTTAACCATCAAGAAAAATTCTCCCAGTCAACAAAAAATGTCTGTTCAAGCTGATTCCTGCAATGTCTCTGCTCCCACTTCTTACTTCTTCTCTAGTTTAGGCAATGGTTCGTTGACTGGGTCCATAATGCCCAATTTGTCATCCTCATCCCAGTTGTCTAAAGAGTctcctttgatggaagag ATATCAGGTATTGCCCGGGGACAACGTCAACTCATGCATCAGTTGGACAATCTTAGCAATATTCTCCGTGAGATTTTGGGAGAGAGGTCTCGCCATGTAAGAACAAACCAGAAAGGAATTGTGGTTGATTTTGAACCGGTGGCAGTTCCTATTATGTTATCCCTAGCAATTGGTAGTATAGGAATCGTCTTGTTCAAGGGATTTTTAACTCGAAACTGA
- the LOC109003806 gene encoding inorganic pyrophosphatase TTM2-like isoform X2, translating into MVQDTSSGDSHQSQPVRLKEQVCLVKRKDCDRYEIDPIQDPLSFEKGFFIVIRACQLLALKNDGIILVGLAGPSGAGKTVLTEKILNFMPSVAVISMDNYNDSSRIVDGNFDDPRLTDYDTLLRNVHDLKADKQVQVPIYDFKSSSRTGYRTLEVPSSRIVIIEGIYALSEKLRPLLDLRVSVTGGVHFDLVKRVLRDIHRAGQQPEEIIQQISETVYPMYKAFIEPDLQTAHIRITNKFNPFNGFQTPTYILKSARKVTVEQVKAIFTEYHTETMEQTYDIYLLPPGEDPESCQSYLRMRNKDGRYSLMFEEWVTDNPFVISPRITFGVSVRLLGGLMALGYTMAAILKRSSHVFSDDRVSVKIDWLEQLNRHYVQVQGKDRLVVKCVSDQLGLEGSYIPRTYIEQIQLEKLVNEVVALPEDLKMKLSLDEDLISSPNEALSRASADRVTMRNKHLKSGMSHSYSTQSDKILAKLTGYAAKSRRFDDGNSESPTTLASQGTVTQLSEQISSLNDRMDEFTNCIEELNSKLTIKKNSPSQQKMSVQADSCNVSAPTSYFFSSLGNGSLTGSIMPNLSSSSQLSKESPLMEEISGIARGQRQLMHQLDNLSNILREILGERSRHVRTNQKGIVVDFEPVAVPIMLSLAIGSIGIVLFKGFLTRN; encoded by the exons ATGGTTCAAGATACTTCTAGTGGTGATTCACATCAGAGTCAGCCAGTCCGGTTaaaagaacaagtttgtttGGTTAAGAGAAAGGACTGTGATCGATATGAGATTGATCCCATTCAAGATCCTTTGTCATTTGAGAAGGGCTTCTTTATAGTAATCCGTGCATGCCAATTGTTAGCACTAAAGAATGATGGAATAATATTGGTAGGCTTGGCTGGTCCTTCTGGGGCTGGAAAGACTGTGTTAACAGAAAAGATACTCAATTTTATGCCCAGTGTTGCTGTTATTTCAATGGACAACTACAATGATTCTAGTCGAATTGTTGATGGAAACTTTGACG ATCCACGATTGACAGACTATGACACCTTGCTCCGGAATGTCCATGATTTAAAGGCAGATAAGCAGGTCCAGGTTCCAATTTACGATTTCAAGTCTAGCTCCCGCACAGGATACAG GACACTTGAAGTGCCAAGCTCCCGCATTGTGATCATTGAGGGCATCTATGCTTTAAGTGAAAAATTAAGACCTCTACTGGACCTTCGTGTGTCTGTAACAGGTGGAGTTCACTTTGACCTTGTCAAACGGGTTTTGCGGGACATACACCGTGCTGGCCAACAACCCGAAGAAATAATTCAGCAAATTTCTGAAAcg GTTTATCCAATGTACAAGGCCTTTATCGAGCCAGATCTCCAAACTGCCCATATAAGAATCACCAACAAGTTCAATCCATTTAATGGATTTCAGACTCCTACTTATATTCTAAAG TCAGCAAGGAAAGTGACGGTAGAACAAGTCAAGGCTATTTTCACTGAATATCATACAGAAACAATGGAGCAGACTTATGACATATATCTTTTACCACCTGGTGAAGATCCCGAATCTTGCCAATCATATTTAAGGATGCGGAATAAAGATGGAAGATACAGTCTCATGTTTGAG GAATGGGTGACAGATAATCCATTTGTCATATCACCAAGAATAACTTTTGGGGTTAGCGTGCGTCTTCTTGGTGGCCTAATGGCCTTGGGATACACGATGGCAGCTATCCTTAAAAGAAGCAGCCATGTATTCTCTGATGACAGGGTCTCTGTAAAAATTGATTGGTTGGAGCAACTAAATCGCCATTATGTTCAG GTACAAGGAAAGGATCGGTTAGTTGTAAAATGTGTTTCTGACCAGCTGGGACTGGAAGGTTCATATATTCCTCGGACCTATATTGAACAAATTCAACTGGAAAAGCTTGTAAATGAAGTCGTG GCTCTGCCAGAAGACTTAAAGATGAAGCTCAGCTTAGATGAGGATCTGATTTCAAGCCCCAACGAGGCTCTTTCTAGAGCCTCTGCTGATAGAGTGACCATGAGAAATAAGCATCTTAAGAG TGGTATGTCTCATTCATATTCAACCCAAAGTGACAAGATTTTGGCCAAGCTTACTGGATACGCTGCCAAAAGTAGACGGTTTGATGACGGAAACTCAGAATCCCCCACAACTCTTGCAAGCCAG GGCACCGTTACTCAGCTTTCAGAACAAATTTCCTCTCTGAATGATAGAATGGATGAATTTACAAATTGTATTGAAGAGCTGAATTCCAAGTTAACCATCAAGAAAAATTCTCCCAGTCAACAAAAAATGTCTGTTCAAGCTGATTCCTGCAATGTCTCTGCTCCCACTTCTTACTTCTTCTCTAGTTTAGGCAATGGTTCGTTGACTGGGTCCATAATGCCCAATTTGTCATCCTCATCCCAGTTGTCTAAAGAGTctcctttgatggaagag ATATCAGGTATTGCCCGGGGACAACGTCAACTCATGCATCAGTTGGACAATCTTAGCAATATTCTCCGTGAGATTTTGGGAGAGAGGTCTCGCCATGTAAGAACAAACCAGAAAGGAATTGTGGTTGATTTTGAACCGGTGGCAGTTCCTATTATGTTATCCCTAGCAATTGGTAGTATAGGAATCGTCTTGTTCAAGGGATTTTTAACTCGAAACTGA
- the LOC109003808 gene encoding F-box/FBD/LRR-repeat protein At1g13570-like isoform X2, translating into MVSYSSSEMKRNMPSPCDILSYLPDNVIENILIFLPLRDAVKTSVLSKKWRRNWGPILKFTLSLPGFKCCPEIKHLISFLARNDIQDLTLCFSSSDWSRGSPKLLETIFACLQLRHLHLSYCLFDPPPTFEGFDNLISIEFQDVPFEVDILKTFICKCPLLERLTLKGCFYIGNLDIDAPKLKFLYIHARWHATFLPSNAYRKALKNSETSVIIGFFRSLPVIESLNVGYQCWQFLAAGNVPDRLPANLKYLKTLELPALRFEFLREFSCALCLIRSSPNLQKLRLGVGYTKSDTADNVKTVDKFVESQDFSDISLNKLREVEMQINDFSKPEMEFVKLLLVKSPLLETMHIRQRDGDFYNGYRILKEVTRFRRASSTAEIIYFGPNEKP; encoded by the exons ATGGTGTCTTATAGTAGTTCAGAAATGAAACGCAATATGCCTTCTCCCTGTGATATTCTCAGTTACCTGCCAGACAACGTTATAGAGAACATATTGATATTTTTGCCTCTGCGAGATGCAGTGAAGACAAGTGTCTTGTCAAAAAAATGGAGGCGCAACTGG GGGCCGATACTTAAATTCACTTTGTCTCTTCCTGGATTTAAGTGCTGTCCGGAGATTAAGCATCTGATATCTTTCCTAGCTAGGAATGATATCCAGGATTTAACCCTTTGCTTCTCGAGCTCGGACTGGAGCCGCGGATCCCCGAAATTGCTTGAGACTATTTTTGCTTGTTTACAACTTAGGCATTTGCATCTATCTTATTGCCTGTTCGATCCTCCGCCTACATTTGAAGGATTTGATAATCTCATCAGCATTGAGTTTCAGGATGTTCCCTTCGAAGTGGACATATTGAAAACTTTTATCTGCAAATGCCCCTTACTTGAACGATTGACATTAAAAGGCTGCTTCTATATTGGCAACCTCGACATTGATGCTCCCAAGCTTAAGTTCCTGTATATTCACGCCAGATGGCATGCTACATTTCTTCCATCGAATGCGTATCGGAAGGCATTAAAAAATAGCGAAACTTCAGTTATAATTGGGTTTTTTCGTTCTCTACCTGTTATAGAGTCTCTCAATGTAGGATACCAATGTTGGCAG TTTTTGGCTGCAGGCAATGTACCAGATAGGCTTCCAGCGAATCTTAAATACCTAAAAACTCTTGAATTGCCTGCTTTACGTTTTGAGTTTCTGAGAGAGTTCTCTTGTGCTCTTTGCTTGATCAGAAGCTCCCCCAATTTGCAAAAACTTAGACTCGGGGTTGGGTATACAAAGAGCGATACTGCAGATAATGTAAAAACTGTTGATAAGTTTGTGGAGTCCCAAGACTTCTCAGATATCTCCTTGAACAAACTTCGAGAGGTAGAGATGCAAATCAATGATTTCTCAAAGCCTGAAATGGAGTTTGTCAAGCTCCTGTTAGTCAAGTCACCCTTGCTTGAGACAATGCATATTCGGCAGCGTGATGGTGACTTTTACAATGGATATCGGATCTTAAAAGAGGTGACACGATTTCGACGGGCATCATCAACTGCAGAAATCATTTACTTCGGTCCAAATGAGAAGCCATAG
- the LOC109003808 gene encoding F-box/FBD/LRR-repeat protein At1g13570-like isoform X1 — protein MVSYSSSEMKRNMPSPCDILSYLPDNVIENILIFLPLRDAVKTSVLSKKWRRNWVTLPHLAFDDTFRNKPPRELMLTIYQVLLLHQGPILKFTLSLPGFKCCPEIKHLISFLARNDIQDLTLCFSSSDWSRGSPKLLETIFACLQLRHLHLSYCLFDPPPTFEGFDNLISIEFQDVPFEVDILKTFICKCPLLERLTLKGCFYIGNLDIDAPKLKFLYIHARWHATFLPSNAYRKALKNSETSVIIGFFRSLPVIESLNVGYQCWQFLAAGNVPDRLPANLKYLKTLELPALRFEFLREFSCALCLIRSSPNLQKLRLGVGYTKSDTADNVKTVDKFVESQDFSDISLNKLREVEMQINDFSKPEMEFVKLLLVKSPLLETMHIRQRDGDFYNGYRILKEVTRFRRASSTAEIIYFGPNEKP, from the exons ATGGTGTCTTATAGTAGTTCAGAAATGAAACGCAATATGCCTTCTCCCTGTGATATTCTCAGTTACCTGCCAGACAACGTTATAGAGAACATATTGATATTTTTGCCTCTGCGAGATGCAGTGAAGACAAGTGTCTTGTCAAAAAAATGGAGGCGCAACTGGGTAACCCTTCCACATCTTGCATTTGATGATACTTTCCGCAACAAGCCTCCTAGAGAACTTATGTTGACTATTTATCAAGTTTTACTACTCCATCAGGGGCCGATACTTAAATTCACTTTGTCTCTTCCTGGATTTAAGTGCTGTCCGGAGATTAAGCATCTGATATCTTTCCTAGCTAGGAATGATATCCAGGATTTAACCCTTTGCTTCTCGAGCTCGGACTGGAGCCGCGGATCCCCGAAATTGCTTGAGACTATTTTTGCTTGTTTACAACTTAGGCATTTGCATCTATCTTATTGCCTGTTCGATCCTCCGCCTACATTTGAAGGATTTGATAATCTCATCAGCATTGAGTTTCAGGATGTTCCCTTCGAAGTGGACATATTGAAAACTTTTATCTGCAAATGCCCCTTACTTGAACGATTGACATTAAAAGGCTGCTTCTATATTGGCAACCTCGACATTGATGCTCCCAAGCTTAAGTTCCTGTATATTCACGCCAGATGGCATGCTACATTTCTTCCATCGAATGCGTATCGGAAGGCATTAAAAAATAGCGAAACTTCAGTTATAATTGGGTTTTTTCGTTCTCTACCTGTTATAGAGTCTCTCAATGTAGGATACCAATGTTGGCAG TTTTTGGCTGCAGGCAATGTACCAGATAGGCTTCCAGCGAATCTTAAATACCTAAAAACTCTTGAATTGCCTGCTTTACGTTTTGAGTTTCTGAGAGAGTTCTCTTGTGCTCTTTGCTTGATCAGAAGCTCCCCCAATTTGCAAAAACTTAGACTCGGGGTTGGGTATACAAAGAGCGATACTGCAGATAATGTAAAAACTGTTGATAAGTTTGTGGAGTCCCAAGACTTCTCAGATATCTCCTTGAACAAACTTCGAGAGGTAGAGATGCAAATCAATGATTTCTCAAAGCCTGAAATGGAGTTTGTCAAGCTCCTGTTAGTCAAGTCACCCTTGCTTGAGACAATGCATATTCGGCAGCGTGATGGTGACTTTTACAATGGATATCGGATCTTAAAAGAGGTGACACGATTTCGACGGGCATCATCAACTGCAGAAATCATTTACTTCGGTCCAAATGAGAAGCCATAG